A region from the Triticum aestivum cultivar Chinese Spring chromosome 3D, IWGSC CS RefSeq v2.1, whole genome shotgun sequence genome encodes:
- the LOC123077104 gene encoding uncharacterized protein: protein MSAKKGLSSTLRNLKFMQRAAVAQKIEDKADVEVEEPAAEVVMTPAANGGGVGSSVQVARKCVVVMEGNPLPGAVKGRMSFQNFNPSIDKLNDEASGRPTQSASPSNSQQDSANTSRVDDISASRFRSFNVDSSESISLNELKRKEPELEMETPPSRKLPKTTGQNVDGQPSSQSNGRGSGKSNKHEKLDFNLLRKRKSK, encoded by the exons atgtcGGCGAAGAAGGGGCTCTCGAGCACGCTGCGGAACCTCAAG TTTATGCagcgggcggcggtggcgcagaAGATTGAGGACAAGGCCGATGTGGAGGTGGAGGAGCCGGCGGCCGAGGTGGTGATGACGCCGGCGGCCAACGGTGGAGGGGTCGGCTCGTCGGTCCAGGTCGCCAGGAAGTG TGTAGTTGTCATGGAGGGTAATCCGCTTCCAGGAGCTGTAAAGGGTCGAATGTCATTCCAAAATTTCAATCCATCCATTGAT AAACTAAATGACGAGGCAAGTGGTCGGCCAACACAATCAGCTTCACCTAGTAATTCTCAACAAGACAGTGCAAATACCAGCAG AGTGGATGATATATCAGCATCAAGATTTAGAAGCTTCAATGTTGATAGTTCAGAAAGCATATCTCTGAATGAGTTGAAGAGAAAAGAGCCTGAGCTGGAGATGGAAACACCACCATCGCGCAAGCTGCCAAAGACGACTGGCCAGAACGTGGATGGCCAGCCGTCTTCGCAGAGCAATGGTCGTGGGTCTGGCAAGTCGAACAAGCATGAAAAGCTTGACTTTAACCTTCTCAGAAAACGGAAATCAAAATGA